A single window of Sphingobacteriales bacterium DNA harbors:
- the hemW gene encoding radical SAM family heme chaperone HemW, translating to MAGIYLHIPFCKQACSYCNFHFSTLLRYIPDYVQALLREIELQAAYLNADPLIESVYWGGGTPSLLPTDDLHRIFEQLHRYFRIAPTAEITLEANPDDLHTGYLKSLQQTPVNRLSIGVQSFFDEDLKLMRRAHDARLALYCIKNAQDRGFENLSIDLIYATPTLTSERWQQNLWQTFALQVPHFSAYSLTIEPKTILYHQQRKGFFQESSPETAATHMQQLMHEAAANGYEHYEISNFAANGNYARHNSSYWQQKYYLGLGAAAHSYNGNARQWNIANNASYIKAVLQENRVPCEGEVLSATQRYNEYLLTGLRTKWGVKPAYIAAEFGAERLRYFEEQAAELLAKKWAYYDAEQQCYRLTQNGILLADRLTADLFIDDEL from the coding sequence CTGCTGCGCTACATACCCGATTATGTACAGGCTTTGTTGCGCGAAATAGAATTGCAAGCCGCCTATTTGAATGCCGACCCGCTGATTGAAAGTGTGTATTGGGGCGGCGGCACCCCCTCTTTGCTGCCCACAGACGACCTGCATCGTATTTTTGAACAACTGCACCGCTATTTTCGTATTGCACCCACCGCCGAAATTACCCTCGAAGCCAACCCTGACGACCTGCACACTGGTTATTTAAAATCTCTGCAACAAACGCCTGTCAATCGTTTGAGTATCGGCGTACAATCCTTTTTTGATGAGGATTTGAAGCTGATGCGCCGCGCCCACGATGCCCGCCTCGCATTGTATTGTATCAAAAATGCACAAGATCGGGGATTTGAAAATTTGAGTATCGACCTCATTTACGCCACCCCCACTTTGACTTCGGAACGCTGGCAGCAAAATTTATGGCAAACTTTCGCGCTGCAAGTGCCGCATTTTTCGGCTTACTCGCTCACCATAGAGCCGAAAACGATTTTATATCATCAACAAAGAAAGGGATTTTTTCAGGAAAGCTCCCCCGAAACAGCGGCAACGCACATGCAACAACTGATGCACGAAGCCGCCGCCAACGGCTACGAACATTACGAAATTTCCAACTTCGCCGCCAATGGCAATTATGCCCGCCACAACAGCAGCTACTGGCAACAAAAATATTATTTGGGTTTGGGAGCGGCGGCACATTCTTACAACGGCAACGCACGCCAATGGAATATTGCCAACAACGCCTCTTACATCAAAGCCGTTTTGCAGGAAAACCGCGTGCCTTGCGAGGGTGAGGTGCTTTCTGCCACACAACGCTACAATGAATACCTGCTCACCGGTTTGCGTACCAAATGGGGAGTAAAACCCGCCTACATTGCCGCCGAATTTGGAGCAGAGCGACTGCGGTATTTTGAGGAGCAGGCGGCAGAGTTGCTTGCAAAAAAATGGGCGTATTATGATGCAGAACAACAGTGCTACCGCCTCACCCAAAACGGCATATTACTCGCCGACCGCCTCACCGCCGATTTGTTTATAGATGACGAATTGTAA